A single Neospora caninum Liverpool complete genome, chromosome VIIb DNA region contains:
- a CDS encoding serine protease inhibitor dipetalogastin precursor, giving the protein MKKLFLGALALVTLCEALAVSNIGFVSAYGPSASGNENIKVAITFKLEDETLRRRLYKALRSSMTVGELKNALRTKEPWVGDLSSITSALPKGTGINMAISADEVHRTIHRESTTLGTLLRQQQIAAGKEKADRSKISEATGEQRNRTAQQGHDDLSEALRLTVTYSPTVDKSNPLDGGEWHIAHTLQYEPSSLNSPIEKKYKRLRKCICPLLYQPVCGVDGITYSNECLLKCNKVRSEHDGPCEEDSQVPSDSTGQGPAECPCPLLDDPVCGSDNKTYSNECVLKCHGARLAYNGPCLADDQESTARCHCSSRVDPVCGMDGKTYPNQCIMRCNSVRRKHRGACSKLGSSDNCQCSDTVDLVCGHDGVTYNNQCLLECHGGTLDHRGACDLLQGSGIDEDCGCTRDYHPVCGKDGNTYPNKCFLKCDGVKMAHKGECVPASAPDSKRCVCPLIEDPVCGRDGVTYANDCLMKCNRVRLAYRGECKQEDDEVCDCPKDYDPVCGKDGITYQNRCQLKCARVRLDHGGECGYKTACQCKFSLPEPVCGVDGKTYSNRCLLRCSKTRLDHTGPCATDEANTSSISSLKTESSPERECACPYNIDPVCGLDGKTYDNKCLMRCNGVLRKHDGECKTEQNACSCPKTYDPVCGRDGNTYGNSCLMRCGKIALKHRGPCEEDAESDEASSTCKCPKITNPVCGRDGKTYENECLLRCEKIRLKHRGRCDDKEASPTLCKCSKVLDPVCGADEVTYGNECLLQCANATLKHRGPCQSTEQDGAEDSTGCMCPFLWDPVCGRDGKTYPNACTMKCKKATLKHWGECKDTATLASQGTPVTDGSELQDDGNSGKPGLTESERKASKIASIPTVSSKSRTKTLDPEPFLGRAH; this is encoded by the exons ATGAAGAAGCTGTTTCTGGGGGCCCTCGCCCTCGTAACTCTGTGCGAGGCACTCGCGGTGTCCAACAtcggcttcgtctccgcttATGGCCCTTCTGCTTCAG gaaacgaaaacatCAAGGTTGCAATCACGTTCAAGCTCGAGGACGAAACGCTTCGGCGGCGACTATACAAGGCCCTTCGGAGCTCCATGACCGTGGGAGAACTGAAAAACGCGCTGCGGACGAAAGAGCCATGGGTAGGAGATCTCTCTAGCATCACATCTGCTCTTCCCAAAGGGACCGGAATCAACATGGCAATCTCTGCCGATGAAGTACACAGAACCATTCATAGGGAGTCCACGACTCTGGGCACGCTGCTACGGCAACAGCAGATTGCCGctggaaaggaaaaagctGATAGATCGAAAATCTCTGAGGCCACCGGCGAACAAAGGAATCGCACAGCGCAGCAGGGGCACGATGACCTCAGCGAAGCCCTGAGGCTCACTGTCACGTATTCGCCGACTGTGGATAAATCAAACCCTTTGGACGGCGGCGAGTGGCACATAGCACACACGCTACAGTACGAGCCTTCCTCGTTGAATTCCCCCATTGAAAAGAAGTACAAGAGACTACGAAAGTGTATATGTCCATTATTGTACCAGCCCGTGTGTGGCGTGGATGGTATAACGTATAGTAACGAGTGCCTGCTAAAGTGCAATAAAGTCCGCTCGGAGCATGACGGACCTTGCGAGGAGGACTCTCAAGTCCCATCTGACTCAACGGGTCAGGGACCGGCAGAATGCCCCTGCCCTCTTTTGGATGACCCAGTCTGCGGCAGCGACAATAAAACTTACAGCAACGAATGCGTTCTGAAATGTCACGGTGCCCGGCTGGCGTATAATGGGCCTTGCCTGGCAGACGATCAAGAATCAACGGCCAGATGCCACTGCTCAAGTCGAGTAGATCCGGTGTGCGGGATGGACGGAAAAACCTACCCAAATCAGTGCATTATGCGGTGCAATAGTGTTAGGAGGAAGCAccgcggcgcatgcagcaaacTAGGCAGCTCTGACAACTGCCAGTGCTCAGATACCGTCGATCTAGTGTGCGGGCACGATGGAGTTACATATAATAATCAGTGTCTGCTGGAATGCCACGGGGGCACCCTAGATCACCGAGGCGCCTGTGACCTCCTACAGGGATCTGGGATAGATGAAGACTGTGGCTGCACCCGCGACTACCACCCGGTCTGTGGCAAGGATGGCAATACGTATCCCAACAAGTGCTTCCTAAAATGCGATGGCGTCAAAATGGCTCATAAGGGTGAGTGCGTCCCGGCATCTGCCCCAGATAGCAAAAGATGCGTCTGTCCCCTAATCGAGGATCCTGTATGTGGCAGAGATGGTGTCACATACGCAAACGATTGCCTTATGAAGTGCAACCGCGTCCGCCTAGCGTATCGTGGAGAGTGTAAGCAAGAGGATGATGAAGTCTGTGACTGCCCCAAGGACTACGACCCTGTATGTGGCAAGGACGGAATCACATATCAGAACAGGTGCCAGCTGAAGTGTGCCCGAGTCAGGCTCGACCACGGTGGCGAGTGCGGATACAAAACAGCGTGCCAGTGTAAATTTTCACTTCCAGAGCCTGTGTGCGGGGTCGACGGTAAAACGTACTCCAACCGGTGTCTTCTACGATGCAGCAAAACAAGACTAGACCATACAGGTCCGTGCGCGACTGATGAGGCGAATACTTCGTCTATTTCTTCGTTAAAAACAGAGTCGTCACCTGAAAGGGAGTGCGCATGTCCTTATAATATCGACCCGGTCTGTGGGCTGGATGGCAAGACATATGATAACAAGTGTCTCATGAGGTGTAACGGCGTTCTGCGGAAGCATGACGGAGAGTGTAAAACGGAGcaaaatgcatgcagctgccCGAAAACTTACGATCCAGtctgcggaagagacgggaacacATATGGTAACAGTTGCCTCATGAGGTGCGGAAAAATCGCTCTGAAACACCGCGGTCCTTGCGaagaagatgcagagagTGACGAGGCATCCAGCACCTGCAAGTGTCCCAAAATAACAAACCCTGTTTGCGGCAGGGATGGGAAAACCTATGAGAACGAGTGCCTCCTCAGGTGTGAAAAGATTAGACTCAAGCACCGGGGGCGCTGCGACGACAAGGAGGCGAGTCCGACACTTTGCAAGTGCTCGAAGGTTCTTGATCCAGTTTGCGGCGCGGATGAAGTAACGTACGGGAATGAATGCCTTCTCCAATGCGCCAACGCAACTCTGAAGCACAGAGGGCCCTGCCAAAGTACCGAGCAGGACGGCGCAGAAGACAGCACTGGGTGCATGTGCCCGTTCCTGTGGGATCCTGTGTGTGGTAGGGATGGTAAAACATATCCCAATGCCTGCACCATGAAGTGCAAAAAAGCAACACTGAAGCACTGGGGAGAGTGCAAGGATACAGCTACGCTCGCATCCCAAGGCACTCCCGTTACCGACGGTTCCGAGTTGCAGGACGACGGTAACAGCGGCAAACCGGGTTTGACAGAGTCTGAGCGTAAGGCATCCAAAATCGCATCCATCCCTACAGTATCTAGCAAGTCACGGACGAAGACGTTAGACCCTGAACCATTCCTTGGCAGAGCACACTGA